CTCTGAAGCAGTGTGGAAGGCAATGATGGCACTTCTTGCTTTGCTGAGTAAATGACACAGCACAAACCTTGTCTGATAACTTCTGATCTCATTCTTTGACTTCTGCCAGGTCTTGGCCACTACCTTTGACCCTTTCGTAGGTGGCAGGAATTTTGATGAGGCTTTGGTAGATTACTTCTCTGAAGAATTTAGGACAAAATACAAGCTGAATGTAAAAGAGAACCCCCGAGCCCTGCTGCGATTGTATCAGGAATGCGAGAAGCTCAAGAAGCTGATGAGCGCCAACGCCTCCGACCTTCCCCTCAACATCGAGTGCTTCATGAACGACCTGGATGTCTCCAGTAAGATGAACAGGTACTGGGTGTTGTTCCCACTCTGGGCCAGGGCTTGTggtctctgagcagcctggtaaCACCAAcactctccctgccctgcagagctcagttCGAGCAGCTGTGTGCTGCCCTTCTGGCCAGAGTGGAGCCTCCCCTAAGAGCAGCCATGGATCAAGCCAGTAAGTAAAAGCTACTTGAGGTGCTGCTAGTAATCCAGTCGTTCCTGATCTCTTTAATGATTATCttttcaatgtatttttgtatttattagaATTGCAAAGCTAAATACTGAAAAGTTAAATGTAAGTTCCATTCATATGCTTGCCATGAATGCATGATCCCATTCCCGCCTCATTTAGTGCACATGCTGCTCTGCAACCTTGGTTATTGACCCTCATTCACCCTTTGTCATGGAAAAGGTTGGCActctgaatttatttaaaaaaaccaccaaataaCCAAACCAAAATGATGATGGTAAAAGATACTATTCTTTACTGCAACCTTCTGGCCAGCCTGTTCCATGTGGTACTTACATGTCCTCACTGACCTGGTAATTTGGCAGTATACTCTTAAATTGAATTACCTAAAGCATGTGCCAataacaaagtaatttttttttcttttttttttttggctaatgTAGTGTAAAGGAGAGAAGTAGACTTTAACAGGGAAGGTTTTACCCCCAATTCCATCACCTTCAACTGAAAGGGAAGAATTCTGCTGATCTTGTGACTTGGCTCGATAGCAAATACAGGAATTAAAAACCTGAGtaactgctgagcagagctgttcaAGGACTGACAATTGTTTGAGATTACTTCATACACATATCCTGATTCCAGAATCAAAAAATTAACCTTCAAGCACAATGTGCTATTTTTTACATATATTGGCtttaaaggttttcttttctcttttggcaagCAAAATTCagccaaatattaaaatgagatCTATTTGGGTTtcattttgttggttttttttgggagagGTGAGATACTGTCCAGTAGTGCAGAAGACCCAGTTTCACCTTTCTGAGTTCATGCAGAGCAGAAATGGGATGCACATGGACAACACACTTTAAAGAACAGCTGTTCTCATTGATGCTTGGCTTCTGCATTTCCCAGGTTTGTGCAACTACAAAACCTTGTAGCCTACAGGAGGGACAAAGAGTTTTAAAGATCTTTTCAGCCATGAAATACATTCAGCACTTGTCACAGTGTCTAGATAATAAgagagcttttatttttttctcttctttttttttgtccaaagaTAGCTTTCTGATACCTTGATGATAACTTAAGGGCATGCACTCTCTTTTCTAGAACTTCAGCGTGAAGATATCTACAGTATAGAAATAGTAGGTGGGGCTACTAGAATTCCAGCAGTGAAGGAACAGATCTCTAACTTTTTCTGTAAAGAGATAAGCACCACCCTAAATGCTGATGAAGCTGTTGCAAGAGGCTGTGCCTTGCAGGTATAGTTCCTGAAATAAAACTTCAATATTGCTTCTTTAACAAAATGTACTAATGAAATCCAGCTAATCACAAGCAAAAGGTACTGCAGCTGAGACAAGATGTAGAGTCTTACTTGTTGTTGCACTAATTGGAATTCTGTTACATTCATTAATTTGCTGTGTCATGTTAGAAGGATGGGCTTGTTAAAAAGACCTGTTAAATTTGAGAACCCAAATTCTGCTGTTCCACTTCTGTTTTGTCACTTGGAACCTTCGCTGAAAATCACTGAAGAAATAATACCTATTAATTTAGTTAAGTCTTTCAGTTCAGTTAACTCTAGGAagtttctgttaaaaaaaaaaaagtctgtgatAAGCAGGACCTCCATATGACCTATATGATAAGTATTAATTCTTGTACTTGCTATTTATTTGACCACATGGATATAATAAATTTTtggtctctttttttccctagtgtGCAATTCTTTCTCCAGCTTTTAAAGTGCGTGAGTTTTCCATCACAGATGTTGTTCCTTACTCCATAACATTGAGATGGAAATCATCTTATGAAGAAGGAACAGGGTAAGTTGTACAGTGCCAACAAAACAGTGTGTGTTtagatataaagaaaaatgttgaaattctaattttcttttttagcatTTTACCTTTTGGGTTCCAGTTACTGCTCAACAATTGGAAATACAGTTAATTAGAATGTTGGGTTGAAGTTGCCTAATTTTTAATAAGTGTGACATAAAATGCAGAGTCCAGCTTTGAGACCTAGAGGCCTTCAACCTCCAACTCTTGTTAAAAACTGACTTAAAACAAATTACTCAGTTGCTTGGTCAGCAGGGCCACTGATTGTTAACATTACCTTGACTTTGATTATCCATCAAGTTATGCTCAGAGGTTTAATGGTATCTAATGTTTATTGCTGTAGGGAGTGTGAAGTCTTCAGTAAGAACCATGCTGCTCCATTCTCAAAAGTAATTACCTTCCACAAGAAAGAGCCTTTTGACTTGGAAGCTTATTATACCCATCCACACGAAGTGCCTTATCCTGATTCCAGAATAGGTAAGGACATGGGAATAAAACCCCCATCCCTAGCTCCTCTTGATACAGGAAAAAGTGGTTCTTCTCTCCTGTGAGATATGTTACTTCCATATTTTCTAGCTTGCAGAAAAGCTTAGTTCCTTTAGGAAGGCTCAGCACAGGCTTCTTGATTTAAGTGTAGTGAGCAAACCATATTGACATCTCTGTTTGACATGCCTaaaaaaattctgcattcaTCCTTCTCTCTATCTTTACAGTTACTGAATGCTTCAAAAGAAGTAGGCACAAAGAGTTTAGTGCTCTATTGCCTGGTTCTTTTAGATTCTATAAAATTGATTAGGATCTTATGTGCCTGCCAGcctgtatttttcaaaaaaattggaTCAAAGGAGCTGTTGCCTGTCTGGACAGATAACTTGTCTCATGCTGTCATGTCTCTTTCTGTTAATCtgagaatataaaatataagcATCTGTAGTAAAGTCTAAAGAATTAGATGGCATTAATAAGTTTCTTGTTAGCTAATGCTACTTTTTGCAGTTATTAGTACACTTCTTTAATTCATTGTTTATTCACTGATTCATGAATCAGGTACaaatttgctgctgtttggctGTCTGTGCAAGAAGTCTGTGGTCCTGAGGAAGAAACATTCTCCTTTACCTATGCACATCATCTATACTTAAATTTTCTGCAAGTTGCAAAATAAAGTAGCAACCCCACTGCTTTCAGAAACCTTGCTAAGCACTattcattttccaaaaaaagtGTAGTGCAGGCATGTTATGAAATTTAAGCAGAATATTTTATCTCTGTTAacgttttatttttcagtgtgaaGTTTGAGTTACGTGGACAAAAGAAACCATTTGAGATGAAATCAGAGTAGTTTCTCTAGTGTGGTGGTTACAGAAGGCAACAGAGAAGTAGAACACCTAGTAAAGTACTGTCTTTTTTTTATGAATACAGATAAAGCAAATTTATCAGTGAGCTGATAATAATTGGGGAACCAGCTTTTAGTTTATCTACCTGCAGCTTACATTGTAGGATTGTCAGCTAAGTAGAAAGTTTCCAAACAGTGAACTTGCTGTTTAAATTAACACCCTTTAAGGAATGTGTTTGGGGTTTCCCCACCCTTCCTCTGCATTTTGGGACAACAATTAAAGCCATTTCTGTCGTTCCCAAGGGCGTTTCACCATTCAGAACGTGAGTCCCCAGCACGACGGCGACAACTCCAAGGTGAAGGTGAAAGTGCGAGTCAACATCCACGGGCTGTTCAGCGTGGCCAGCGCGTCCATCATCGAGAAGCTGAGCGTGGAGGGGGAGCACAACGACACCCCCATGGACACCGAGTCAGCAAGTAAGAGCCAAGGCAGAGATGAGGAGCTGGTATGTAAAGCTTGTAAACGTCTTCACTGTCATTGTGGCAACAATGAGAGCCGATAATTGCAGGGCGAATGGCCCTGCTTGGCTTCTGGTGGTTACTGCTTCTCCACCCTTAAATTGCTTCTTTGGTTATGTAACATGTTTCTTCATGTTTATTGCTTGAGTGTGGCAATAAGAACAAAGAATGGGATTCTAAAAAAGTCATAAAGTAGTTTTTTCATTGTTCTTTATCATCTCTCTACTAGTCTTAGCATTATCTAGTGTTGCTAGCAAAAGGCAGAGTATTTCATGAGATCTGCTGACAAATTAATTCTAAAGGTTTTTCCTCACAAAGTATATTTTCAATGAGTAAAAAATATATGGCATTTCTCTATACATGGAAAACTGCACTGCCTCCTGAAAGTAGCTGCCAGTGAGGTGCCCCTTTGCAGTGCAGAGTTGAGGCCTGGGTGCCACTTTGGAGCTGGAAACAGCAACACCAGCACTGGCCCTGACAGCCTTTCTCCTAGGATTTGGCCTTAGCTTCTCCCACCTTAGTTGGATATTCTACAGGAATTAGAGCAAATGGTTACACAACTAGCATTACATAATTGGTATAAGCAACTTCTTAAACACTACACTGCTTTCCAGGAATGTGGGCATATTTGAAATGCTGAGCGTGGTGCAGCTCCATATATGATGTTGGTGATCAAGTGAGCAAAGGTTGGAAGTGCTGGAGCTGGCCTTTAGTGTAAGAGGCACGTGGAGCTTACTGGGAGTGTGCTGAATTCAGTGTGAGAGTAGCTGCTTCCATGCTCAGGCTTTCCATTTGTAGCACTAACACATCTTCTGTTTCACCATGGTGCTTGTCAGCAATTACCTTTCAGTATTGAGGATCATCCCCTCGACTCTGAGGAGGAGGTTTGTCTTGTCTGTGTGTCCTGTTATCCCCTCTCTAGCTGTTTCCTGTAGGCAAAGCAGTTCCTTCCAGCTGTTGGCTTTTCTGTGTGAACAGTAAGAACAGCAAGTGAGGATTTAGATATTACTCTTTTCCTACTCTCAGGTGACAAAACTTGAAATTTGGTAGAAGTAGTCTTCCTGTTCTCCGCTTTGAACTGCAACATAAGCACCTGTGCTAGAGTTTGAAATCCTTAAACAATTGTTCTTATTGTTTTGCAGAACTAGTAGTAAATTATTCTACATTCATATGTAGTTTGTGAATCCAGAAATATTAATTCCTTGTAATGGAGGCAGTCTTGGACCTTTCAGACCTCAGCTACAGCTTGTTAGTTATTAATGCTCTGGATCACTGAGTATTAGAATCATCCTGAAAACACCAGGCTTACCCATTACTGTGTCATTAAAAGTGTTTTTGGGTGATGACATGGAGCTGTATTACTTAAACCAAGTGATCTGCACTGGTAATTTACCAGTCAGATTGTTAAAGTTAGACTAAGGCATAAGTGATAAACTTACTGAAAAATTGAAGTCAGGCTCTCTTTATTTTGGGTGGCATGGAGGTAAGAGAAGTTGCTCATGTACTCCCAAGAGGCTACCACTACAGAAGCTGATTTTTATTGATTTCACTGCCTTTTGAGACAGATGCAGGTAATTAACTGCAGTGATTAAATGACTTCTGCTTTGGGTTGCAAGCTTTAAGTCAGAAATGACAGGAGGTCAAAGTTCTGGCTGTTCCATAGAGAATCCATTGTTGTTTCCTGTGTTGGTGGTGTGTTGCTAGAGTGttctttgatttcattttatatGTATTTGTTTCTAATTTCAAGTGAGTATTCACAAGGCTTAGTGTAATTATGTAATGGGGACAGACAGCAACATCAAGCAGCAGAGtagaattttcatttaatttgcaagttataaataaaaatactacaaatacaaatactaCATCAAAATGCCTGTTTAAACATGGTGAACCATAAATTTTAAAGATTGATTGTGAAGTTTGTATGTTGTCTGGGATTTACTGCAATTGATATCAGTCCTCAATCTTAGAGCAAACCTTTGCATTCAGTTATGTAACTCTCTGCAGGATAAAATGCAGGTTGATCAAGAAGAAGGTGTGCAGAAAAGTCAAGCTGAACAACAGAACCAGGCAGATGAGGAAACTGAAAATGCTGGAACTGAAACAAAGGTTTGTGTTCAGTATTGATAGGACATTTTTAGCCCAGTATTCTCACACTCAACTGATTTTGCTAGTTGGAAAGCATGGGACTGTGTTTAGAGGACAGCTATATTGAAATGGATAAGTAAGGAATCTTTGCATGACACTTTAATTTTCAACATAGCATGATTAAGACTTTGAAGCAGGTTTCTGCTGTTTAACCTGGTTTTATAATGAAGATGGAATTTAGGGAGATTGGGAAACATTGTGAAGAATAATACACAGTGCTTTAAGCTTTTGAACAAGTTTACTTAACAgttctttaaagaaattaatttcacctGTTTGGATCCAAACTAAGGTAATGGTGATTTTGAATACAGAGAAATAATTAGGTGCTTAATTTACATAGTATTAATTTGTAGCTGTCTTAACTAGTTtcatttgtctttcttttttggtCGTAAATGTAGTAATGCTTAGAATTCCTGCAAATTTCAAGTTTCTTAGTGGTGTCACTCTTTTCATAGGCTGCTTCTGGAGAAAAGCAAGATCATCCCTCCCAGCCAAAGGCTAAAACAAAAGTTAAGAGCATTGACCTCCCTATACAGGCAAGCCTCTGTAGGCAGCTGGGACAAGATCTGATCAATTCCTATATAGAAAATGAGGTAAGCAGCATAAAGAGGTGACTGCTCAAATTAATGTCACTGTAAATAAGTATCTAAAAAATAGTTGCAATCATTGACTTAGCTAATTTAGAATTCTTTAGAAAGTTGCCCATAATTGTAACAGGTTTTGGTTGTggttgtggtttgggtttttgttgaaATGACTCAATTCTCTGGACTTAGCCCATTCTGGTTGTGCTTGTAGTGATGACTTACACAGAGATGAACATTTTTATCAGTAATTGTGAATTATCAGGCCTTTGCCAGCTTCTCTGGTACAGTTTGAAGTGTAGTCACTAAGCTTGACActtaaaaatgctttcagttttcagtttgcCTTTCTCCACCCTAGGGGAAGATGATGATGCAAGACAAGCTGGAGAAGGAACGAAATGATGCTAAGAATGCTGTTGAAGAATATGTGTATGAATTCAGAGACAAGCTGTGTGGAGCCTTTGAGAAATTCATCACTGAAGAAGTAAGACCTGTTTATACATTTCAGCTGTTGGGAGAAGTTCCTTTGTGTTGAtaaattttgtgtgtgtgtgttctgtggAGGCTGCAGGGGTCTCTTGGACTAGTTTTGGAATAGGAGATGGCTTCAGCGAAGTTCAGGTTAATGTTTACACCTGACATTTGACTTGCAGAGTTCTTTCCTGCCTGAGAAGCTCCTCAGTGGCAAGGAAGGGTCAGGGATGCAGGCAGAAAGTGAAAACCCCATGGTCAGCACAGGAAAGTAGGCTCTGAATGGCTTGAGTGGgtaggaagaaaaaggagatgaaCAGATAATATGGAACACTTTTCAGAGGTGCATGGACTGCCTTAAATAGCCTCAGGACTGATTTTATAACTCTGGTAAACTTCACCTGCAAATCACATGAGTAGGGTTGTCCTGCCTCTCTCATCACTGTAAAATCTTGGCTTTGAAGTCTGTTAATTACTGTTTTCCTTCACTTTCACttggaatatttattttaagttgATGAAGCAGTCCTTTTTTGAGTAGGGTGGGTTTGTGCCAGGGAGAGAAGTCTCATTTGATGTCTTCCTTTCTGACTTGGAGTGTCCATAATTTGCTTTGTAGGACTCAAACAAGCTGACCTTGATGTTAGAGGACACAGAAAACTGGCTTTATGAAGATGGAGAGGACCAGCCAAAACAAGTATACATGGATAAGCTTCAGGAATTAAAAGTAAGGTTTTAAGTTGTTCTCTAGAAAACTCATATTTAGAACTAGAAATACAGTTTAATGTGAGTTGTGTTCCTAATTTGAAgatggttgaaatgaagcagacTGTCACTACTGGTAATAGATTTAATTGCTCTGGGAATTTTCTGTCAGACTTCTGAGTAGTTTGACTGCACTCCTGGGTAATGAGAATTATGTTCCAGAATATACATTCTGTTTTCCCTGTTCTCACTGATCTTCTTTAGATGTACAGCAAGACCAACTTTTGGGTCTAATATCCAATAAAGGCTCTGGGGGGCTTTAACAGTAGCTTCC
The genomic region above belongs to Molothrus aeneus isolate 106 chromosome 4, BPBGC_Maene_1.0, whole genome shotgun sequence and contains:
- the HSPA4L gene encoding heat shock 70 kDa protein 4L yields the protein MSVVGIDLGFLNCYIGVARSGGIETIANEYSDRCTPACISLGSKTRAIGNAAKSQIITNVKNAVHGFKKLHGRAFEDPYIQAERAKLPYELQKMPNGSVGVKVRYLDEERLFAVEQITGMLLAKLKETSESALKKPVADCVISVPSFFTDAERRSVMAAAQIAGLNCLKLMNETTAVALAYGIYKQDLPALEEKPRNVVFVDMGHSAYQVSICAFNKGKLKVLATTFDPFVGGRNFDEALVDYFSEEFRTKYKLNVKENPRALLRLYQECEKLKKLMSANASDLPLNIECFMNDLDVSSKMNRAQFEQLCAALLARVEPPLRAAMDQAKLQREDIYSIEIVGGATRIPAVKEQISNFFCKEISTTLNADEAVARGCALQCAILSPAFKVREFSITDVVPYSITLRWKSSYEEGTGECEVFSKNHAAPFSKVITFHKKEPFDLEAYYTHPHEVPYPDSRIGRFTIQNVSPQHDGDNSKVKVKVRVNIHGLFSVASASIIEKLSVEGEHNDTPMDTESASKSQGRDEELDKMQVDQEEGVQKSQAEQQNQADEETENAGTETKAASGEKQDHPSQPKAKTKVKSIDLPIQASLCRQLGQDLINSYIENEGKMMMQDKLEKERNDAKNAVEEYVYEFRDKLCGAFEKFITEEDSNKLTLMLEDTENWLYEDGEDQPKQVYMDKLQELKKFGQPIQERCMEHEERPKVLNELGKKIQLLMKAVEAYKNKDEKYDHLDPAEMEKVEKYINEAMNWLNSKMNAQNKLSLTQDPVVKVAEILAKSKELDSFCNPILSKPKPKIEAPSEGQAKANGEHNGPVNGQSAAETKPEPAKDNPQQTKPPGEMEVD